A window of the Egibacter rhizosphaerae genome harbors these coding sequences:
- a CDS encoding tripartite tricarboxylate transporter TctB family protein produces MAAQDESTEAAHDPPASAATSTWKRVAGQIRTFREVLAALVLLGFMLYFFVRIDEHVSGRRGQALLDPDVWPTVLLGTGVALSAVYLVLALVDVRRAKRTRALTTEGADEGGAAPLATEPEPEVPSLSRRLRTLAAVALLVAYVALMPTVGFVPVTFVFAIAFLALLGERRILMLLGLPLVTVAVVIGVFTQLLVVPLPRGIGPFLELSTWLY; encoded by the coding sequence ATGGCCGCACAGGACGAGTCCACCGAAGCCGCTCACGACCCACCGGCCTCGGCTGCGACCAGTACGTGGAAGCGGGTGGCCGGGCAGATCCGCACCTTCCGCGAGGTCCTCGCCGCGCTCGTCCTCCTCGGCTTCATGCTGTACTTCTTCGTGCGCATCGACGAGCACGTCTCGGGGCGGCGCGGCCAGGCGCTGCTCGACCCCGACGTCTGGCCCACCGTCCTGCTCGGCACCGGCGTCGCGCTCAGCGCGGTGTACCTCGTGCTCGCGCTCGTGGACGTCCGACGCGCCAAGCGGACCCGGGCGCTGACCACCGAGGGCGCCGACGAGGGGGGCGCCGCCCCGCTCGCGACCGAGCCCGAGCCCGAGGTCCCGAGCCTGAGCCGGCGGTTACGGACGCTGGCGGCGGTCGCGCTGCTCGTCGCCTACGTGGCGCTCATGCCCACCGTCGGATTCGTGCCGGTCACGTTCGTCTTCGCGATCGCGTTCCTCGCGTTGCTCGGCGAGCGTCGCATCCTGATGCTGCTCGGCCTCCCGCTCGTGACGGTCGCGGTGGTGATCGGCGTGTTCACCCAGCTGCTGGTCGTCCCCTTGCCCCGTGGGATCGGCCCGTTCCTCGAGCTCAGCACCTGGCTCTACTGA
- a CDS encoding glycine betaine ABC transporter substrate-binding protein, which yields MLRRRTTFVLASLLIMGLGIAACEDEPDDEPDEDAAEILEGLDGADITVGSKEFTEQVVLGQMLVIALEEAGADVTDETSLAGTAVVRESLETEEIDAYWEYTGTAWADIFGEEEIVEDPDELHEMVAERDEEENDIVWGARGDFENSYGIAQNQEIAEEYGVETISELAELSREDPEAASFCVAEEFATRDDGLPGLTEHYDAEWAVPDPFDEGVIYTETADAPDSPCHFGMVFTTDGRIAALDLELVDDDDNFFPEYNPALTVRAEVAEEHPELVELGDEIIASIGFDEMQELNARVDEEGEIAEDVARDHLEEVGIVN from the coding sequence ATGTTGAGGAGACGGACCACGTTCGTATTGGCATCGCTGTTGATCATGGGCCTCGGGATCGCGGCCTGCGAGGACGAGCCCGACGACGAGCCCGACGAGGATGCCGCGGAGATCCTCGAAGGGCTCGACGGCGCGGACATCACGGTGGGGTCGAAGGAGTTCACCGAGCAGGTCGTGCTCGGGCAGATGCTCGTGATCGCTCTCGAGGAGGCCGGGGCCGACGTCACCGATGAGACCTCGCTGGCCGGTACCGCGGTCGTGCGCGAATCCCTCGAGACGGAGGAGATCGACGCGTACTGGGAGTACACCGGCACGGCGTGGGCCGACATCTTCGGCGAGGAGGAGATCGTCGAGGACCCCGACGAGCTCCACGAGATGGTGGCGGAGCGCGACGAGGAAGAGAACGACATCGTCTGGGGCGCGCGCGGCGATTTCGAGAACTCGTACGGGATCGCCCAGAACCAGGAGATCGCGGAGGAGTACGGCGTCGAGACGATCTCCGAGCTCGCCGAGCTTTCCCGTGAGGACCCCGAGGCCGCCTCGTTCTGCGTCGCGGAGGAGTTCGCGACCCGCGACGACGGGCTCCCGGGCCTGACCGAGCACTACGACGCCGAGTGGGCGGTGCCGGACCCCTTCGACGAGGGCGTGATCTACACCGAGACCGCCGACGCGCCCGACAGCCCCTGTCACTTCGGAATGGTCTTCACCACCGACGGGCGGATCGCCGCTCTGGACCTCGAGTTGGTCGACGACGACGACAACTTCTTCCCCGAGTACAACCCGGCGCTGACCGTCCGCGCGGAGGTCGCGGAGGAACACCCGGAACTCGTCGAGCTCGGCGACGAGATCATCGCCTCCATCGGGTTCGACGAGATGCAGGAGCTCAACGCGCGCGTCGACGAGGAAGGCGAGATCGCCGAGGACGTCGCCCGGGACCACCTCGAAGAGGTCGGGATCGTGAACTGA
- a CDS encoding tripartite tricarboxylate transporter permease — protein sequence MDLVEGFAIVFQPWNILLMLVGVFIGLVFGTIPGLSGVTAVALLVPFSYALGAESSIIMMLGVYVAATLAGSLAAVLFNMPGDVMGAATARDGYPLTKKGQADRAIALAILSSAVGGVIGALLLIFVAPQFLRIALEFGPPEYFAMAMLGMVCVASLGTGSIVKAVIAAVFGLLLATVGLDPVSGANRFTFDIQPLQGGIDFIPAIIGFFAVSEILMGIYRGTAAGTYTAEDIRKVSRFPFPSWADIKLTRLTMVRSSIVGNFVGMLPGAGATIAAFLGYGTSRQLARDSSQFGHGDPRGVSGPESANNSAAAGSMVPLLTLGIPGGATTAILLGVLILNGLRPGPLLFRDSPDVVSSVFVSMPFISIVVLIVGLLTVRMLLRLLTIPFKIFSTLVMVFAVVGTFAIYNRPADLWIMIFCGVVGFFAKQYEFPIAAIVLGLVLGGIAETGLVNGIGVTRGDWGVFFSRPFTLATFALAAVLLLLPFVYQAMSSRKKSGASEASEASEEADEPTSSH from the coding sequence GTGGATCTCGTCGAAGGCTTCGCCATCGTCTTCCAGCCCTGGAACATCCTCCTGATGCTGGTCGGGGTGTTCATCGGGCTGGTCTTCGGCACCATCCCGGGCCTGAGCGGGGTGACGGCGGTCGCCCTGCTCGTCCCGTTCAGCTACGCCCTGGGCGCCGAGTCGTCGATCATCATGATGCTGGGCGTCTACGTCGCGGCCACGCTCGCGGGGTCACTGGCCGCCGTCCTCTTCAACATGCCGGGCGACGTCATGGGTGCCGCCACCGCGCGCGACGGCTATCCGCTGACCAAGAAGGGACAAGCCGACCGCGCGATCGCCCTCGCGATCCTCTCCTCCGCCGTGGGTGGTGTGATCGGCGCCCTCCTGCTCATCTTCGTGGCCCCGCAGTTCCTGCGCATCGCGCTCGAGTTCGGGCCGCCGGAGTACTTCGCGATGGCGATGCTCGGGATGGTGTGCGTCGCGAGCCTCGGGACCGGGTCGATCGTGAAGGCCGTGATCGCCGCCGTCTTCGGCCTGCTCCTCGCGACCGTCGGCCTGGACCCCGTGTCGGGGGCGAACCGCTTCACGTTCGACATCCAGCCCCTGCAGGGCGGCATCGACTTCATCCCCGCGATCATCGGGTTCTTCGCGGTCTCCGAGATCCTCATGGGGATCTATCGCGGGACCGCGGCGGGCACCTACACCGCCGAGGACATCCGCAAGGTCAGCCGCTTCCCGTTCCCCTCGTGGGCCGACATCAAGCTGACCCGGCTCACGATGGTCCGGTCGAGCATCGTCGGCAACTTCGTCGGGATGTTGCCGGGCGCCGGCGCGACGATCGCCGCGTTCCTCGGCTACGGCACGAGCCGACAGCTGGCCCGCGACAGCTCGCAGTTCGGGCACGGTGACCCCCGGGGCGTCTCCGGCCCCGAGTCGGCGAACAACTCCGCGGCCGCCGGCTCGATGGTGCCCCTGCTGACCCTGGGGATCCCGGGAGGGGCCACCACCGCCATCCTGCTGGGGGTGCTGATCCTCAACGGGCTGCGGCCGGGGCCGCTGCTCTTCCGCGACAGCCCGGACGTCGTTTCGAGCGTGTTCGTGTCGATGCCGTTCATCAGCATCGTCGTGCTCATCGTGGGGCTGCTGACCGTCCGCATGCTGCTGCGCCTGCTCACGATCCCCTTCAAGATCTTCTCGACCCTCGTCATGGTCTTCGCCGTGGTCGGCACCTTCGCGATCTACAACCGGCCGGCCGACCTCTGGATCATGATCTTCTGCGGCGTCGTCGGATTCTTCGCCAAGCAGTACGAGTTCCCGATCGCAGCGATCGTGCTCGGTCTCGTCCTCGGGGGCATCGCGGAGACCGGGTTGGTGAACGGCATCGGCGTCACCCGTGGCGACTGGGGAGTGTTCTTCAGTCGGCCGTTCACGCTCGCGACGTTCGCGCTGGCAGCGGTGCTGCTCCTGTTGCCGTTCGTGTACCAGGCGATGTCGTCGCGCAAGAAGTCGGGGGCCTCGGAGGCATCGGAGGCATCGGAGGAGGCCGACGAGCCGACCTCCAGCCACTGA
- the asnB gene encoding asparagine synthase (glutamine-hydrolyzing), which produces MSAIVAAYGRFDPAEGHRMLDRLTHRGPDGEGTQTIGNTWLGHRRLAIVDLEGGGQPLYEPDRRLWLIGDGEVYNHPRLRQQLENEGRVFRTESDHEIVLHVLDNEGVDGFTKLWGMYAFILAGADGRFIVGRDPLGITPLYWVRDDDTVLFASELKAFDPDRRNDVEPFPPGHAWIPGDGLVEFGGLPERRTGQVAQLLTGAEDQEEPPEEVLTAIRDTLYTAVARSMRADVPVGALLSGGLDSSLVCAIGAKVASEQGWTLPTFAVGLEGSDDLEAARRVAEAVGTEHHERVYTEDELIDWVPEVIGVIESFDPQLVHSSVPNLLVSRYAARYVKVVLIGEGADELFAGYEHYGDISSHEELHDELVETMRGLHNLGLQRVDRVASSNAVESRIPFLDFDVVELGLGLPAHWKLTNGDRPEKWLLRKAFEGWLPHDLLWRPKQQFGQGSGAREVLRDHYEATISEKEFQRDRTAVEPPLRTREELAYYRSFQQHLTGLEPEGVVGRFAEA; this is translated from the coding sequence ATCTCCGCCATCGTGGCCGCCTACGGACGCTTCGACCCCGCCGAGGGTCATCGCATGCTCGACCGACTGACGCACCGAGGGCCCGACGGCGAGGGCACCCAGACCATCGGCAACACGTGGCTCGGGCACCGCCGACTCGCCATCGTCGACCTCGAGGGCGGAGGCCAGCCGCTCTACGAACCGGACCGCCGCCTCTGGCTGATCGGTGACGGCGAGGTGTACAACCACCCGCGCCTTCGCCAGCAGCTCGAGAACGAGGGTCGGGTGTTCCGCACCGAGTCCGATCACGAGATCGTGCTGCACGTGCTCGACAACGAGGGCGTCGACGGCTTCACCAAGCTGTGGGGGATGTACGCGTTCATCCTCGCCGGCGCCGACGGACGCTTCATCGTCGGGCGCGACCCGCTGGGCATCACCCCCCTGTACTGGGTCCGCGACGACGACACCGTGCTGTTCGCGAGCGAGCTGAAGGCCTTCGACCCGGACCGCCGCAACGACGTGGAGCCGTTCCCGCCCGGGCACGCGTGGATCCCGGGCGACGGCCTCGTCGAGTTCGGCGGCTTGCCGGAGCGCCGCACGGGGCAGGTCGCGCAACTCCTCACCGGCGCCGAGGACCAAGAGGAGCCTCCCGAGGAGGTCCTGACCGCAATCCGCGACACGCTCTACACCGCCGTGGCCCGCAGTATGCGCGCCGACGTGCCGGTCGGGGCGCTCCTGTCGGGCGGTCTGGATTCGAGCCTGGTGTGCGCCATCGGTGCCAAGGTCGCCTCCGAGCAGGGGTGGACGCTGCCGACGTTCGCCGTCGGCCTCGAGGGCAGCGACGACCTCGAGGCGGCACGACGCGTGGCCGAAGCAGTGGGGACCGAGCACCACGAGCGCGTCTACACCGAGGACGAGCTGATCGATTGGGTGCCCGAGGTGATCGGCGTCATCGAGTCATTCGATCCGCAACTGGTGCACAGCTCGGTCCCGAACCTGCTCGTGTCCCGATACGCCGCGCGGTACGTGAAGGTCGTCCTGATCGGGGAGGGCGCCGACGAGCTCTTCGCCGGCTACGAGCACTACGGCGACATCTCGAGCCACGAGGAGCTCCACGACGAACTCGTCGAGACGATGCGCGGGCTGCACAACCTGGGCCTGCAGCGGGTCGATCGGGTCGCGAGCTCGAACGCGGTCGAGTCGCGCATCCCGTTCCTCGACTTCGACGTGGTCGAGCTCGGGCTCGGCCTGCCGGCGCACTGGAAGCTCACCAACGGTGACCGCCCCGAGAAGTGGCTGTTGCGCAAGGCGTTCGAGGGCTGGTTGCCCCATGACCTCCTGTGGCGCCCGAAGCAGCAGTTCGGGCAGGGCTCCGGCGCCCGGGAGGTGCTGCGGGACCACTACGAGGCGACGATCAGCGAGAAGGAGTTCCAGCGCGACCGGACCGCGGTGGAGCCCCCGCTGCGGACCCGCGAGGAGCTCGCCTACTACCGATCGTTCCAGCAGCACCTCACCGGCCTGGAACCCGAGGGTGTCGTGGGCCGCTTCGCCGAGGCCTGA
- a CDS encoding ABC transporter permease, with protein MGEQVTRRDTGEPAGKGGSEPSRLRTALSDPARVWDLFGIPALILVALAGLWLLFGDVELTSREATRLNQPELLLRARQHALLSVQAAFWVIVIAVPLGIVVTRPWARSITPVVLALANAGQAIPSFGLLIVLAILLGTGQQAAVIAVVAYCILPVLRNTMVGIEQIDPAIIESGRGMGMTKGQVLRRIELPLAVPVVLAGVRTALILAVGTITLGALIGAGTLGVIINSGIVGFSDPVLVTGAVLTACFALFIDWLAGLAEVFLRPKGI; from the coding sequence ATGGGGGAGCAGGTCACGCGCCGAGACACCGGCGAGCCCGCCGGGAAGGGCGGTTCGGAGCCGTCTCGGCTGCGGACGGCGCTCTCGGATCCGGCTCGCGTGTGGGACCTGTTCGGGATCCCCGCCCTCATCCTGGTGGCCCTGGCGGGCCTGTGGTTGCTGTTCGGCGACGTCGAGCTGACCAGCCGTGAGGCCACGCGGCTGAATCAACCGGAGTTGCTGCTGCGCGCCCGGCAGCACGCCCTGCTGAGCGTGCAGGCGGCGTTCTGGGTCATCGTGATCGCAGTGCCGCTCGGCATCGTCGTGACTCGGCCGTGGGCGCGAAGCATCACGCCGGTGGTGCTGGCCCTCGCGAACGCGGGTCAGGCGATCCCCTCGTTCGGGCTGTTGATCGTCCTCGCCATCCTCCTCGGCACCGGCCAGCAGGCCGCCGTGATCGCGGTCGTGGCCTACTGCATCCTTCCGGTCCTGCGGAACACGATGGTGGGCATCGAGCAGATCGATCCCGCGATCATCGAGTCGGGACGCGGGATGGGGATGACGAAGGGTCAGGTGCTCCGGCGCATCGAGCTGCCACTCGCGGTGCCCGTCGTGCTGGCGGGCGTACGGACCGCCCTGATCCTCGCGGTCGGGACGATCACCCTCGGGGCGCTGATCGGCGCTGGGACGCTCGGAGTGATCATCAACTCCGGCATCGTCGGCTTCAGCGACCCGGTGCTCGTCACCGGCGCGGTGCTCACCGCGTGTTTCGCCCTGTTCATCGACTGGTTGGCGGGGTTGGCCGAGGTCTTCCTTCGACCCAAGGGCATCTAG
- a CDS encoding tripartite tricarboxylate transporter substrate binding protein, with product MTKRSALRLLLLVLAGALVLAACGDGEVDDAEADDPDADDTASGQEEVVAEIDEVVAQMEDDELEYDPDADTDEVTEALADVIPQPEDFPARSVEWIVPWGEGGGSDNYARHIGQDAERIMGEDIVYNNMPGASGEVGLGHTLSQAPDGYTIYGAIANQTINDALGIQPYSFVDESEFIIRNQGATEVYWVTEDSELETFDDMIEAAEDNPGDVILSGSGIGSDDEFRMLSLENELGVEFGFVPFDGVGERTSALLGGDVDVLHETFGTVADLYEDGQIRPLAYGGDIVFEDVDPDVPSVEELGYDVPIGRWRGVTAPEGVDQEIVDFLHNVFYASAQLPYYTDYEVDFLQHVAGGYLNSEEFREAAEEERAEVEALVEELDYDTGAVEEELEEDE from the coding sequence ATGACGAAGCGATCCGCCCTGCGCTTGCTGTTGCTCGTCCTCGCCGGCGCGCTGGTGCTCGCCGCCTGCGGCGACGGCGAGGTCGACGACGCCGAGGCCGACGATCCGGACGCGGACGACACCGCGAGCGGACAGGAGGAGGTCGTCGCCGAGATCGACGAGGTCGTCGCCCAGATGGAGGACGACGAGCTCGAGTACGACCCCGACGCCGACACCGACGAGGTGACCGAGGCGCTCGCCGACGTCATCCCTCAGCCCGAGGACTTCCCGGCCCGCTCGGTCGAGTGGATCGTCCCCTGGGGTGAGGGTGGCGGCTCCGACAACTACGCCCGGCACATCGGGCAAGACGCCGAGCGGATCATGGGCGAGGACATCGTCTACAACAACATGCCCGGTGCCTCGGGCGAGGTGGGACTCGGCCACACCCTGAGCCAGGCCCCCGACGGCTACACCATCTACGGGGCGATCGCGAACCAGACGATCAACGACGCGCTGGGGATCCAGCCGTACAGCTTCGTGGACGAGAGCGAGTTCATCATCCGCAACCAGGGCGCCACCGAGGTGTACTGGGTCACCGAGGACAGCGAGTTGGAGACCTTCGACGACATGATCGAGGCGGCGGAGGACAACCCCGGCGACGTGATCCTGTCCGGGTCCGGCATCGGCAGCGACGACGAGTTCCGCATGCTGAGCCTCGAGAACGAGCTGGGCGTCGAGTTCGGCTTCGTGCCCTTCGACGGGGTCGGCGAGCGCACCTCCGCCCTGCTCGGCGGCGACGTCGACGTTCTGCACGAGACCTTCGGCACGGTCGCCGATCTCTACGAGGACGGGCAGATCCGACCCCTCGCCTACGGGGGCGACATCGTCTTCGAGGACGTCGACCCCGACGTGCCGTCGGTGGAGGAGCTCGGCTACGACGTCCCGATCGGTCGCTGGCGGGGCGTCACCGCACCCGAGGGCGTCGACCAGGAGATCGTCGACTTCCTGCACAACGTCTTCTACGCCTCCGCCCAACTGCCGTACTACACCGACTACGAGGTGGACTTCCTGCAGCACGTGGCCGGTGGGTACCTGAACAGCGAGGAGTTCCGTGAGGCAGCCGAGGAGGAGCGCGCCGAGGTCGAGGCACTCGTCGAGGAACTCGACTACGACACCGGTGCGGTCGAGGAGGAACTCGAGGAGGACGAGTAG
- the hisS gene encoding histidine--tRNA ligase, whose protein sequence is MDLPRGIKGAPDWLPPDARAFEHVERTVLDTAARAGYERVRTPIFEPTEVFARGVGESTDVVQKEMYTFLDKGDRSLTLRPEGTAGVMRAALEANVPKTGGLPAKWAYAGEFFRQERPQAGRQRQFNQVGIEALGTEDPVVDAETVLLGWEALQRLGLHELVLRINNLGDREDRAAYHEHLNAYLDRFDLPAEVEERRRLNPLRAFDSKAPGMAEIMAEAPVLSDHVSEAAKAHYAQVVELLEAEGVPLTHDPQLVRGLDYYTRTTFEYQAANLGAQSAVGGGGRYDGLAEDLGWPERFPGIGWALGIDRTLLALRTDGVELPETQRVAVFVVAASTDLAPQAFALTSELRRAGTSADLACDGRSLKAQFKAADRSGARYAVVLGQREVEAGEVTVRDLFTGEQRTVARDAAVAEFLEG, encoded by the coding sequence ATGGATCTTCCACGCGGCATCAAGGGCGCCCCCGACTGGCTGCCGCCGGACGCGCGGGCGTTCGAGCACGTCGAGCGGACGGTGCTCGACACCGCGGCGCGCGCCGGCTACGAGCGGGTACGTACACCGATCTTCGAGCCGACCGAGGTGTTCGCCCGCGGCGTCGGCGAGTCGACCGATGTCGTGCAGAAGGAGATGTACACCTTCCTCGACAAGGGTGACCGCTCGCTGACGCTGCGGCCCGAGGGCACCGCGGGGGTGATGCGCGCGGCGCTCGAGGCCAACGTGCCCAAGACCGGCGGGTTGCCGGCGAAGTGGGCGTACGCGGGGGAGTTCTTCCGCCAGGAGCGCCCCCAGGCCGGCCGCCAGCGCCAGTTCAACCAGGTCGGCATCGAAGCGCTCGGCACCGAGGATCCCGTGGTCGACGCCGAGACGGTGCTGCTCGGCTGGGAGGCCCTTCAGCGCCTCGGCCTCCACGAGCTGGTGCTGCGCATCAACAACCTCGGCGACCGCGAGGATCGGGCCGCCTACCACGAGCACCTGAACGCCTACCTCGACCGCTTCGACCTGCCCGCCGAGGTCGAGGAGCGCCGTCGGCTCAACCCGCTGCGCGCCTTCGACTCGAAGGCGCCGGGCATGGCCGAGATCATGGCTGAAGCGCCGGTGCTGTCGGACCACGTCTCCGAGGCCGCCAAGGCCCACTACGCCCAAGTGGTGGAGCTGCTGGAGGCCGAGGGCGTGCCCCTCACCCACGACCCCCAATTGGTCCGCGGCCTCGACTACTACACGCGGACGACGTTCGAGTACCAGGCCGCCAACCTCGGGGCGCAGAGCGCGGTCGGCGGGGGAGGCCGGTACGACGGCCTCGCCGAGGACCTGGGCTGGCCCGAGCGGTTCCCCGGGATCGGCTGGGCGCTCGGGATCGACCGCACGCTGCTCGCGTTGCGGACCGACGGCGTGGAGCTCCCCGAGACGCAGCGCGTCGCGGTGTTCGTGGTGGCGGCGTCCACCGACCTCGCCCCGCAAGCCTTCGCGCTGACCAGTGAGCTGCGCCGCGCCGGCACGTCCGCCGACCTCGCCTGCGACGGACGCAGCCTGAAGGCGCAGTTCAAGGCGGCCGACCGCAGCGGGGCGCGCTACGCGGTCGTGCTCGGTCAGCGGGAGGTGGAGGCCGGGGAGGTCACCGTCCGCGACCTCTTCACCGGAGAGCAGCGCACGGTTGCCCGCGACGCAGCGGTGGCCGAGTTCCTCGAGGGCTGA
- the nadE gene encoding NAD(+) synthase, with protein MTTSLRVAVAQLPNRVGDLDGNAERIGRAMDWAEQEAEADVLVLPELVLTGYGLGDLVLHREFLDDADDALRELTQRSGRTTTVLSTVERVAPQRSWDTRERSVAISAALISGGELRGSYHKMLLPMYDLFDEARNFAPGRRADQLWRIGDVAAGVSICEDLWSPEGPPEAQSVAGAQILLVPNSSPFHRGKAVGRLTNTQAVAVRNGLPVVYVNFVGGQDEVVFDGGSIVVDRDGELRHRGREFAVDHFAVDVPLAPERPLRGPITTVHTRPIARTGPVTPTAVPREPLQDPEATWSALTSGLRDYAERNDFHGIALGLSGGIDAGVTATLAVDAVGPDRVLALALPSPETPGEETTDAKQLAANLGIALEVVSVEVPSRAEEVPEGAQEHEAHGSRYEREHAYHRARAAVLLDMFEERQYLVLATGNKSEISVGEASLFGSLAGEFAPLKDCPKTLVYELARWRNARGGVIPEQTLARTSTMRRLSPDPLPSYEVLDDIVQRYVEYQQGFDDLVAAGYAEDVVQDALRRIDDAERIRRYTPIGVKVTSRAFNQDRRMPMTSGWRAHPRPEPIEDPWASAAEQAGEDVPAPGADGEADVG; from the coding sequence ATGACGACATCGCTGCGGGTCGCGGTCGCCCAGCTGCCGAACCGGGTCGGTGATCTGGACGGTAACGCCGAGCGCATCGGCCGGGCGATGGACTGGGCCGAGCAGGAGGCCGAGGCCGACGTGCTCGTTCTGCCCGAGCTCGTGCTCACCGGCTACGGACTGGGCGATCTGGTCCTGCACCGCGAGTTCCTCGACGACGCCGACGACGCGCTGCGCGAGCTGACGCAGCGCTCGGGCCGAACAACGACGGTGCTGTCGACGGTCGAACGGGTGGCTCCCCAACGTTCCTGGGACACCCGCGAGCGCAGCGTGGCGATCAGCGCCGCACTCATCTCCGGCGGGGAGCTGCGGGGGAGCTACCACAAGATGCTCCTGCCCATGTACGACCTCTTCGACGAGGCGCGGAACTTCGCCCCGGGCCGTCGCGCCGACCAACTCTGGCGGATCGGCGACGTCGCGGCCGGGGTGTCGATCTGTGAGGACCTGTGGTCGCCCGAGGGACCGCCCGAGGCCCAGTCGGTGGCCGGCGCGCAGATCCTGCTGGTCCCGAATTCCTCGCCGTTCCACCGCGGCAAGGCCGTCGGGCGGCTCACGAACACCCAGGCCGTCGCGGTCCGCAACGGGCTGCCCGTGGTCTACGTGAACTTCGTCGGGGGTCAGGACGAGGTGGTGTTCGACGGGGGATCGATCGTCGTGGACCGTGACGGCGAGTTGCGGCACCGCGGTCGTGAGTTCGCGGTCGACCATTTCGCCGTCGACGTGCCCCTCGCCCCCGAGCGGCCGCTGCGTGGGCCCATCACGACCGTCCACACCCGTCCGATCGCGAGAACCGGGCCCGTGACACCGACCGCGGTGCCCCGGGAGCCGCTCCAGGACCCCGAGGCGACCTGGTCGGCACTCACCAGCGGTCTCCGGGACTATGCCGAGCGCAACGACTTCCACGGCATCGCGCTGGGCCTCTCCGGCGGGATCGACGCCGGGGTGACGGCGACCCTGGCCGTGGACGCGGTCGGCCCCGATCGGGTGCTCGCGCTCGCGCTGCCCTCGCCCGAGACGCCCGGCGAGGAGACCACCGATGCCAAGCAGCTCGCAGCGAATCTGGGGATCGCGCTCGAGGTGGTGTCCGTCGAGGTGCCGAGCCGCGCGGAGGAGGTCCCCGAGGGCGCGCAGGAGCACGAGGCGCACGGGTCACGCTACGAGCGCGAGCATGCCTACCATCGGGCGCGGGCGGCGGTGCTGCTGGACATGTTCGAGGAGCGCCAGTACCTCGTGCTGGCGACCGGCAACAAGAGTGAGATCTCGGTGGGGGAGGCCTCGCTGTTCGGGTCCCTGGCCGGCGAGTTCGCACCCCTCAAGGACTGCCCGAAGACGCTGGTCTACGAGCTCGCCCGCTGGCGCAACGCTCGAGGAGGTGTGATCCCGGAGCAGACCCTGGCCAGGACCTCGACGATGCGTCGCTTGTCGCCCGACCCGCTCCCGTCGTACGAGGTGCTCGACGACATCGTGCAGCGCTACGTCGAGTACCAGCAGGGCTTCGACGACCTCGTGGCCGCCGGCTACGCGGAGGACGTCGTGCAGGACGCCCTGCGCCGGATCGACGACGCCGAGCGGATCCGCCGCTACACCCCGATCGGGGTCAAGGTGACCAGCCGGGCGTTCAACCAGGACCGGCGGATGCCGATGACGAGCGGGTGGCGCGCCCATCCCAGGCCCGAACCGATCGAGGACCCCTGGGCTTCGGCTGCGGAGCAGGCGGGGGAGGACGTGCCTGCCCCCGGGGCAGACGGGGAGGCCGACGTGGGCTAG
- a CDS encoding quinone oxidoreductase family protein: protein MRAISINETGGPEVLRVADVDVAEPGPGEVRIRVAAAGVNFIDVYQRKGVYSLETPFTPGLEGAGTIEAVGPDVEGLAVGDTVAWGWGRTSYAEQAVLPAEGVVPVPDGVPPRIAAAVMLQGMTAQYLTTSTYPIEPGHVAVVHAGAGGVGLLLTQMAKRRGATVLSTVSSDEKAALSADAGADHTIRYDRVDVTEAVREHVPGGVDVVYDAVGRDTFDASLACLRPRGMMVLYGQSSGPPDPVDPKRLNAGGSLFLTRPSLAHHVADRDEMLWRAGEVFELIRSGELDVRIGEAHPLEDAETAHRNLEGRRTTGKVLLEP, encoded by the coding sequence ATGCGTGCCATCAGCATCAACGAGACCGGCGGACCCGAGGTCCTGCGAGTCGCCGATGTGGACGTCGCCGAACCCGGGCCGGGCGAGGTGCGGATTCGCGTCGCCGCCGCGGGCGTCAACTTCATCGACGTCTACCAGCGCAAGGGTGTCTACTCGCTGGAGACCCCGTTCACGCCCGGGCTCGAGGGGGCGGGCACGATCGAGGCCGTGGGACCCGACGTCGAGGGTCTCGCTGTCGGGGACACCGTCGCCTGGGGGTGGGGACGGACGAGCTACGCGGAGCAGGCCGTCCTGCCCGCGGAGGGGGTCGTTCCCGTGCCCGACGGCGTTCCGCCCCGGATCGCGGCGGCGGTGATGCTGCAGGGCATGACCGCGCAGTACCTCACCACCTCGACGTACCCGATCGAGCCGGGGCACGTCGCGGTCGTGCACGCCGGCGCCGGCGGTGTCGGCCTGCTGCTCACACAGATGGCCAAGCGTCGTGGGGCGACGGTCCTGTCGACCGTGTCGAGCGACGAGAAGGCGGCGCTGTCGGCCGACGCGGGCGCCGATCACACGATCCGCTACGACCGCGTCGACGTCACCGAAGCGGTGCGCGAGCACGTACCCGGGGGTGTCGACGTCGTGTACGACGCGGTGGGCCGCGACACCTTCGACGCGAGCCTCGCGTGCCTGCGGCCCCGCGGGATGATGGTGCTCTACGGCCAGTCGTCGGGTCCACCCGATCCGGTAGACCCCAAGCGCCTCAACGCTGGCGGCTCGCTCTTCCTGACCCGCCCGAGCCTCGCCCACCACGTCGCGGACCGCGACGAGATGCTGTGGCGCGCGGGCGAGGTGTTCGAACTCATTCGCAGCGGTGAGCTCGACGTGCGCATCGGTGAGGCCCATCCCCTCGAGGACGCGGAGACCGCCCACCGCAACCTCGAGGGCCGCCGGACGACCGGAAAGGTGCTCCTCGAGCCCTGA